From one Babesia bovis T2Bo chromosome 3, whole genome shotgun sequence genomic stretch:
- a CDS encoding RNA recognition motif domain containing protein, which translates to MDNEEVPIKTIGGWVIIVTGVHPEAQEEDIRDAFEGFGQITSIHLNMDRRSGYAKGYAFIEFSEQQEARSAITEMNGHQILGQEVAVAWAFKDVGSNQ; encoded by the exons ATGGATAACGAAGAAGTTCCGATTAAAA CTATTGGCGGATGGGTGATAATTGTCACCGGGGTACACCCCGAAGCCCAGGAGGAAGATATTCGTGACGCCTTCGAGGGCTTTGGCCAAATTACAAGTATACACCTAAACATGGACCGACGTAGCGGATATGCTAAGGGCTACGCCTTTATAGAGTTCAGTGAACAACAGGAGGCGCGCAGCGCCATTACAG AAATGAATGGACACCAAATATTAGGCCAAGAGGTGGCCGTGGCATGGGCATTCAAGGATGTGGGCTCCAATCAGTGA
- a CDS encoding transcription elongation factor SPT6 family protein, with protein sequence MADPVEKDPELLRQKRGRSISPSNAERAQRFDALKAAFKSRDPDALTKAQRKGQGERSPRAKYLDTMAEESEDDGLPPGDKESDSEEDDEPEIGFEIPDEMKGFIVDKVDDDEVSEESDASDVEYEPNVLDDDDLALIAENMGANRSNEDDEDNRKQLRRLKKGSSSTKDQEDFDNWLEDEYGDQGDLDLSDNWATVAECFGDVSLVVQILKNERSSVSKVEEDAGSDYENEDPEVPSQEVTLENLIDPDELAMEYMTKDDEGIREIDEPERLYLRYINRPRKTEPEDLRDESQWMKRRLLAEFPDDLSPDRIAGAYKDAFHGTYPVSDISPEDDTREKCEMVLHWLLNERWEVPFILYHKRHLICPPLSDEMVWRIYHLDAEWIKLKTLSDTIKDSIDRIGYELLPNDVLYYSLHFNSMDDLNDVNSHLRYHHRKALYVESDEDEPVDNTPVPQHDVDSTNPEDEIEDDIDEDDVFGDFTFGTAILETMDNPEHHKSPNTDIDSPLSVTNSPFENVDLDESLDTPKPQILPPRYDIEDTHESPKSSSGSDVDTDMDVEANPVTGNEHNELIEMDESELKDDELDEYLDDQKIDEVTGDMEALEVQPKKQTRSTKKRSVDMHLLDTIEKHGFHEHWQGYIPDAQQFASILESCIVLGSHDLRVQPDKVREQWNAMGAVGMLDAPSIIEGSEDQQVEDMCAQYCKPPYNGGKRLYIALVNYHTKLLANNITVRRLLREYYRKYCCITSTTTPKGEADVDVADPTWIHRRLYRFPLRELMTYRQVHYAYPKDGGSRDDRRQFLDERRKDTELPEMYLRLMQLEKEGVIKCTIHPLCANEVPPWQADDFSDRFADWYERYKVVTYSGNPMVNESYRARMGEQKSILEKEEMLLKDSEERDKHWRRNLVDQLAIAYCPSNVPTYSIWRHIQRDILGRLLNVELIPKFRMEIRDELQRNAQTWVLLHSQRMLQYKLDIAPGNRDNILTMAVEEPGNVVHAVVVNEFGEHKDYKRLHNLVGNQVSTRNCTPSNPLFKEIMVDIDLVIDLINTYRVSEALIGMANTAGMLLYHRLSVYMLPHINGTLHLKKVDIEVPRLRRGMIKDGSYLDLCVSMGRFYMDPVSETINLWNNKGNNLLLKLSLHPLQHLISQEKLQEYLEATLIQVVCDCGVDINRIRTSKHMEATLQFVAGLGPRKAIDVLRQLKIATIGTRGQLRSGNASLRGLGDLVFYNCASFIRINQNEAMDILDTTRLHPAECYYTAEKLCTDSVDDELNGEEAIQEIFNHPDKLDDLDLEAYSGLLLEKRNMPRMLPYLLFVKRELQAPFRDYRATLQDLKRDQEFCLALQIEPRLLRKGSHVMCRLDEVFETSIRATVLPFDLKATVADYRSFSDDVYRMSKDQNRSIQLRGTTISARVVAVDYHPNYDHGHCRYSVEVVLTGQQRRYLLLDLFDDIKQELGIKEDYLSPLVQFDVNHSKKPMLNEYTEKHKIHYRRVIRHPSYRMWPLNKIVAFLKQPEIAIGECCICPMSEWDRLNLVIKTCADPFNCATFVIYERNQRVPGELGKELILLNQKYGSIDQIIAQFCETLKLNLEEIYMHPKYKHTTDIAKAERDLIQESAMRPDGIAWAILPPNPMHQKGSQQRYHPLKFTLLVLPPGMELNHNGRSLQDSIYVDHRSFKLWTHHERSLSALIKWWKQVGYWSRNRQRELYNQEKAAMMRKGHGDNHY encoded by the coding sequence ATGGCGGACCCTGTGGAGAAGGATCCCGAGTTACTTCGGCAAAAGCGCGGGAGGTCGATTTCCCCGAGTAACGCTGAACGCGCCCAGCGGTTCGACGCCCTAAAAGCCGCCTTCAAGTCCAGGGATCCTGATGCCTTAACGAAGGCACAACGGAAAGGCCAAGGTGAACGTTCACCCCGAGCCAAGTATTTAGATACCATGGCCGAAGAGAGTGAAGATGATGGTTTACCACCTGGTGATAAGGAATCTGATTCCGAAGAGGATGATGAGCCTGAAATTGGTTTTGAAATACCAGACGAGATGAAAGGATTCATCGTCGATAAGGTGGACGACGACGAGGTGTCGGAGGAATCAGATGCTTCCGATGTGGAGTACGAGCCGAATGTCttggatgatgatgatCTAGCGCTTATAGCGGAAAACATGGGTGCTAATAGAAGTAACGAGGACGACGAGGATAACCGGAAGCAGTTGCGTCGACTCAAGAAGGGGTCGTCGTCCACTAAGGACCAAGAGGATTTTGATAACTGGCTTGAAGATGAATATGGCGATCAAGGCGATTTGGATTTATCGGATAACTGGGCTACAGTTGCTGAGTGCTTCGGGGATGTCAGTTTGGTGGTACAAATACTGAAGAATGAACGCTCTAGCGTCAGTAAGGTGGAAGAGGATGCGGGCTCAGACTATGAGAATGAGGACCCCGAAGTACCATCCCAGGAAGTAACCCTGGAAAACCTGATAGACCCCGATGAACTTGCCATGGAGTACATGACAAAGGATGATGAGGGTATCCGGGAGATTGACGAGCCCGAACGGCTTTATTTACGGTACATTAACAGGCCAAGAAAAACTGAACCTGAAGATTTACGTGATGAATCACAATGGATGAAGCGTAGATTATTGGCTGAATTCCCGGATGATCTGTCTCCGGATCGTATTGCTGGTGCCTATAAGGATGCATTCCATGGTACCTATCCGGTGTCCGATATATCGCCAGAGGATGATACCAGAGAGAAGTGTGAGATGGTGTTGCACTGGCTACTGAATGAACGTTGGGAAGTCCCTTTTATACTGTATCATAAACGACACCTAATATGCCCACCCTTAAGTGACGAGATGGTGTGGCGAATATACCACCTTGATGCGGAATGGATCAAGTTGAAAACGCTGTCGGACACCATCAAGGACTCGATTGACAGAATAGGTTACGAGCTTCTGCCAAATGATGTCCTCTACTACTCGCTACACTTCAATAGTATGGATGATCTCAATGACGTCAACTCACACTTGAGGTATCACCATCGCAAAGCCTTGTATGTAGAGTCCGATGAGGACGAACCTGTTGACAACACCCCCGTGCCGCAGCATGATGTCGATTCCACGAATCCAGAAGATGAAATAGAGGACGACATTGATGAAGACGATGTATTTGGTGACTTTACCTTTGGTACCGCCATCCTAGAGACCATGGACAACCCGGAGCATCACAAGTCGCCTAATACTGACATTGACTCGCCACTGTCAGTTACCAATTCGCCATTTGAGAATGTTGATCTAGACGAATCACTCGATACCCCAAAACCACAGATACTGCCACCGAGGTACGATATTGAGGATACCCATGAATCGCCGAAGTCGTCCTCTGGAAGTGATGTGGATACCGACATGGATGTAGAGGCTAATCCAGTTACTGGAAATGAGCATAACGAACTCATAGAAATGGATGAGTCTGAATTAAAAGACGACGAATTGGATGAATACCTAGATGACCAAAAAATAGATGAAGTAACTGGTGATATGGAGGCACTTGAAGTGCAACCAAAGAAGCAAACACGTAGTACCAAGAAGAGGTCTGTTGACATGCATCTATTGGATACAATAGAGAAGCATGGGTTCCACGAGCATTGGCAGGGCTACATACCAGATGCACAGCAGTTTGCCAGTATACTTGAATCGTGTATAGTCCTAGGGTCCCATGATTTGCGTGTACAACCGGATAAAGTACGCGAGCAGTGGAATGCCATGGGTGCTGTGGGTATGCTAGACGCACCCTCGATTATAGAAGGCAGTGAGGACCAGCAGGTGGAGGATATGTGTGCCCAGTATTGCAAACCGCCGTACAACGGTGGTAAACGGCTGTATATCGCACTGGTTAACTACCACACCAAGCTACTGGCTAATAACATAACAGTCCGCAGGCTTCTGCGGGAGTACTATCGGAAATACTGCTGCATCACCTCGACGACAACACCGAAAGGTGAAGCTGACGTCGATGTAGCGGATCCTACGTGGATACACCGTAGGCTCTATCGGTTCCCGTTACGCGAATTGATGACATACCGCCAGGTGCACTATGCATACCCAAAGGATGGCGGCAGTCGAGATGACCGCCGCCAGTTTCTTGACGAACGACGTAAAGACACTGAGCTGCCCGAGATGTATCTACGATTAATGCAGCTAGAGAAGGAGGGTGTGATTAAATGCACTATACATCCGTTATGCGCAAATGAGGTGCCACCATGGCAAGCTGATGATTTTTCAGATAGGTTTGCAGATTGGTACGAGCGGTATAAAGTGGTTACCTACAGCGGTAACCCAATGGTCAATGAAAGCTATAGAGCACGCATGGGCGAGCAGAAGTCGATACTGGAAAAAGAAGAAATGCTACTTAAGGACTCCGAGGAACGTGATAAGCACTGGAGGCGTAATCTAGTTGACCAACTTGCAATCGCATACTGCCCTAGTAATGTACCAACATATAGTATATGGAGACATATACAGAGGGATATACTAGGGAGGCTCCTGAACGTGGAGCTAATACCCAAATTTAGAATGGAAATTCGTGATGAGCTCCAGCGAAATGCACAAACATGGGTACTGTTGCACAGCCAGCGTATGCTGCAGTATAAATTAGATATTGCCCCTGGCAATAGAGATAATATATTGACCATGGCCGTGGAAGAACCTGGTAACGTCGTCCACGCAGTGGTTGTCAACGAGTTTGGTGAGCACAAGGATTACAAAAGGTTGCATAACCTTGTTGGGAACCAGGTGTCAACGCGTAACTGCACGCCTTCTAATCCGCTATTTAAAGAGATCATGGTTGATATAGATCTCGTTATTGACTTGATCAATACGTACCGAGTATCTGAGGCGCTAATTGGCATGGCAAACACGGCCGGCATGTTACTGTACCATAGACTGTCTGTATACATGTTACCACATATCAATGGGACCCTGCATCTCAAAAAGGTTGATATCGAGGTACCACGCCTACGGCGCGGGATGATAAAGGATGGAAGTTACCTAGATCTATGTGTGTCCATGGGCCGGTTCTACATGGACCCAGTTTCGGAAACGATTAACCTATGGAACAACAAGGGGAATAATCTGTTGCTTAAACTTAGCCTACACCCACTGCAACACCTAATCAGCCAGGAGAAGCTCCAGGAGTACTTAGAAGCCACACTGATCCAAGTAGTATGTGACTGCGGTGTGGATATTAATCGCATTAGGACGTCCAAACACATGGAGGCCACTTTGCAGTTTGTTGCTGGACTCGGCCCCAGGAAGGCCATTGATGTCCTGCGGCAGTTGAAGATTGCCACTATCGGGACCAGAGGCCAGCTGCGTAGCGGTAATGCGTCGCTACGTGGCCTGGGTGATCTTGTATTCTATAATTGCGCCTCCTTTATACGGATTAACCAGAATGAAGCCATGGATATATTGGATACAACTAGGTTGCACCCAGCAGAGTGCTACTACACAGCAGAGAAGCTCTGCACCGATTCAGTGGATGATGAACTCAACGGTGAAGAGGCAATACAGGAGATTTTTAACCATCCAGATAAATTAGATGACCTAGATCTCGAGGCATATAGTGGCCTTCTACTAGAGAAGCGTAATATGCCACGCATGCTGCCGTATCTGCTATTCGTTAAGCGCGAGCTGCAGGCGCCGTTCCGGGATTATAGAGCTACGCTACAGGATCTCAAGAGGGACCAGGAGTTTTGCCTGGCACTGCAGATTGAGCCCAGGCTACTCCGTAAGGGCTCACATGTGATGTGCCGCCTGGATGAGGTGTTCGAAACGAGTATAcgcgcaacagtgctgCCATTTGACCTCAAGGCCACCGTGGCGGACTACCGCAGCTTCAGTGATGATGTGTATCGCATGTCAAAGGACCAAAATCGCAGTATACAGCTACGGGGTACCACTATTAGCGCACGTGTAGTGGCAGTGGATTACCATCCCAATTATGACCATGGGCATTGCAGGTACAGTGTGGAGGTAGTACTAACGGGGCAGCAGAGGAGGTATCTCCTACTGGATCTGTTTGACGATATTAAACAGGAACTTGGTATTAAAGAGGATTATTTATCGCCCCTGGTCCAGTTTGATGTGAATCACTCCAAGAAGCCTATGCTGAATGAGTATACCGAGAAACATAAAATACACTACAGACGTGTTATTAGGCACCCAAGCTACCGCATGTGGCCGTTAAACAAGATTGTGGCGTTCCTGAAGCAGCCTGAAATAGCGATTGGGGAGTGCTGTATATGCCCTATGAGTGAATGGGATCGACTGAACCTAGTTATTAAAACGTGCGCGGACCCCTTTAACTGCGCAACATTCGTTATATACGAGCGGAACCAGCGTGTACCCGGGGAACTAGGGAAAGAATTGATCCTACTTAACCAGAAGTACGGCTCAATCGATCAAATCATAGCGCAATTCTGCGAGACCTTGAAGCTAAATCTAGAGGAAATATACATGCACCCAAAGTATAAACATACAACGGATATAGCAAAGGCGGAGCGTGATTTAATACAGGAAAGTGCCATGCGCCCCGATGGAATTGCTTGGGCTATACTGCCACCTAATCCAATGCATCAAAAGGGATCACAGCAAAGATACCATCCACTGAAGTTTACTTTACTGGTACTACCACCAGGTATGGAGTTGAACCACAATGGACGTAGTTTACAAGATTCGATTTACGTAGACCACCGTAGCTTCAAGTTATGGACGCACCATGAAAGGTCACTCTCAGCACTAATCAAATGGTGGAAACAAGTAGGATACTGGAGTAGAAATCGGCAGCGTGAGCTATATAACCAAGAAAAGGCAGCTATGATGCGTAAAGGACATGGCGATAACCATTATTAA
- a CDS encoding putative integral membrane protein, which translates to MFHIGAFGAAASLRAAVSRVAPSLGQCRPKIGVRSISTNAVSGRDAVSGSDAGAVKLYAPYVIKEVKPPQGGSPIYWSARRKLFRVKTKIMLYTRQLRWNICYMRMAFAGVPKHSYDPKINQWVTIMDNEEWGGIGGRLWVDISNYIMFNFLLAFILYASVYRLIVNNKHNVFAKWARAEEEDGDDE; encoded by the coding sequence ATGTTTCACATTGGGGCTTTCGGCGCGGCCGCGTCGCTTCGTGCCGCCGTGTCCCGAGTGGCGCCTTCACTAGGTCAGTGTAGGCCTAAAATAGGTGTGCGCAGTATATCTACCAATGCCGTTAGCGGACGTGATGCAGTATCTGGGTCTGATGCCGGCGCCGTCAAGCTTTACGCGCCGTATGTAATCAAGGAAGTAAAACCACCTCAAGGTGGAAGTCCAATATACTGGAGCGCGCGTAGGAAACTATTCAGAGTAAAGACTAAAATCATGCTTTACACACGACAACTGAGATGGAACATATGCTACATGCGTATGGCATTTGCCGGAGTACCGAAGCATTCGTATGACCCGAAGATTAACCAATGGGTCACTATCATGGACAACGAAGAATGGGGAGGTATTGGAGGCAGACTCTGGGTTGATATATCGAATTATATCATGTTTAACTTCCTATTGGCTTTCATACTATATGCCTCGGTATACCGACTTATCGTAAACAACAAGCACAACGTCTTTGCCAAGTGGGCACGCGCCGAAGAGGAAGACGGTGATGACGAATAG
- a CDS encoding mRNA m6A methyltransferase (MT-A70) family protein, translating into MGRRSSRSRSPSRRREAARNTREARRNESTAKRAKDSVIDRHAAWKPKASRRGASDVRDKSAAVKKLKEEQAFIDKTALLPVFTTLDLIFVISCYLLTYKDDNMLPMNIYEMRRAIAQTYQGPHRLRFNTVCTMSNMCHVLRHLSMGSGSSKTADPIGLHDATELDDDQGFIDIEDRSDPGEATISSVNNELSSSLDQYFKSLPVAHDESFKEFDVFNPMVQLELLDNVLCVTGVKMLQLRRLIIKNRKKRRVVDLGDDVMESYYNTNDQVDATHEEGVPKSETAIPEPRAPEEGTLENDTATSGDLVPTGTAQSYDLDGLYKVIHQNTARDVTRLSHFQLHEQSGFRDICAFSTKADCRMQNPMAHICKKIHFKRIILPNTMVQLGDCSYLDTCRHIETCRFVHYQVESEILPRPPVDLVSKGQWICCDVRKLDFSIFNPFVSVVMADPPWDIHMDLPYGTMKDSEMKHLKVQNIQNEGLLFLWVTGRTLEVGRECMETWGYRQLDEIVWVKTNQLQRIIRTGRTGHWINHSKEHCLIGIKGNPVINRFVDCDVLVSEVRETSRKPDEIYGLIERVAPGSLKLEIFGRSHNVRNNWITLGNQLDGYKLTHPEIKKRYEAHLAQSDNNTQETTEESNQKQD; encoded by the exons ATGGGTAGGCGATCTTCCAGGTCAAGGTCCCCGTCACGGCGGCGAGAAGCGGCGCGCAACACAAGGGAAGCGCGCCGCAATGAGAGCACTGCCAAACGAGCTAAAGACAGTGTTATTGACCGTCATGCCGCATGGAAGCCAAAGGCTAGTCGACGTGGAGCAAGTGATGTGCGTGATAAGTCAGCAGCCGTTAAGAAGCTTAAGGAGGAACAGGCATTCATTGATAAGACAGCACTACTACCCGTATTCACGACCTTAGATCTTATATTCGTCATCAGTTGCTATCTATTGACATATAAAGATGACAACATGCTCCCTATGAACATATATGAAATGCGAAGAGCCATAGCTCAAACATACCAGGGACCGCACAGACTAAGGTTCAACACAGTTTGTACAATGAGCAACATGTGCCATGTACTGCGCCACTTGTCGATGGGATCAGGGTCATCGAAAACTGCTGACCCAATTGGACTACATGATGCAACTGAATTGGATGATGATCAGGGATTCATTGACATTGAGGATCGAAGCGACCCAGGGGAAGCTACTATCAGTAGTGTCAACAATGAACTGTCCAGTTCCTTGGATCAGTACTTCAAATCGTTACCAGTAGCACACGATGAATCTTTCAAGGAATTTGATGTGTTTAACCCAATGGTGCAACTTGAGCTGCTCGACAACGTGTTGTGTGTCACCGGGGTGAAAATGCTGCAACTGAGGCGACTTATCATAAAGAACCGGAAGAAGCGACGTGTAGTAGACTTGGGTGATGACGTAATGGAATCGTATTACAACACTAATGACCAAGTGGATGCTACCCATGAGGAAGGTGTACCCAAGAGCGAAACAGCCATCCCGGAGCCTAGAGCGCCAGAGGAGGGCACCCTAGAAAATGACACTGCTACTTCAGGTGATTTAGTACCAACAGGTACGGCACAGTCATACGATCTAGATGGGCTATATAAGGTCATTCACCAAAATACAGCCCGGGATGTTACAAGACTATCGCACTTTCAACTACATGAACAAAGTGGATTCAGGGATATATGCGCATTCAGCACCAAGGCTGACTGTAGAATGCAGAATCCAATGGCACATATCTGTAAAAAAATACACTTTAAACGGATCATATTACCCAACACAATGGTTCAGCTTGGTGATTGTTCATATTTGGATACATGCCGACATATAGAAACATGTAGGTTTGTTCACTACCAAGTGGAGAGTGAAATTTTACCGAGACCACCAGTTGACCTGGTGTCCAAAGGACAGTGGATATGCTGCGATGTACGGAAGTTAGATTTCTCCATATTCAACCCGTTCGTATCAGTAGTCATGGCAGACCCGCCATGGGATATACACATGGACCTGCCATACGGAACAATGAAGGATTCCGAGATGAAGCATTTAAAAGTGCAGaacatacaaaatgaagGGCTGCTGTTCCTATGGGTCACCGGTCGTACGCTAGAAGTGGGTCGTGAGTGCATGGAAACTTGGGGATATAGACAACTGGATGAGATTGTATGGGTCAAGACTAACCAGCTGCAACGGATCATACGAACTGGCCGCACGGGTCACTGGATTAACCACTCCAAGGAGCACTGCCTAATAGGAATCAAGGGCAACCCCGTGATCAACAGGTTTGTGGATTGCGATGTGCTGGTATCAGAAGTACGAGAAACGTCGAGGAAGCCAGATGAAATATATGGACTAATAGAACGAGTGGCACCAGGGTCACTCAAGTTAGAAATATTCGGACGTAGCCACAATGTACGTAATAACTGGATTACACTAG GTAACCAACTGGATGGATATAAACTGACACACCCAGAAATAAAGAAACGTTATGAAGCACACTTGGCACAGTCCGATAATAACACACAGGAAACAACAGAAGAAAGTAATCAAAAACAAGATTAA
- a CDS encoding EF-hand domain pair family protein has protein sequence MAYNRREYGDVGSSGHTGLTDDEVYEMQEAFNLFDTNGTGTIDPREIKCAMQSLGIDKKNPMVFQIISDLEKSGSTQISFSDFLDSITLKLGNRDSKEGIRRIFNLFDHDNSGTISFKNLKKVANELGEFISDEELRDMINRSDSNGDGLLSFDDFYNVMAKRPLP, from the exons ATGGCGTACAACCGTCGCGAATATGGCGACGTTGGCTCCAGCGGTCACACGGGTCTTACTGACGACGAGGTGTATGAGATGCAGGAGGCATTTAATCTTTTTGACACCAATGGTACCG GCACTATTGACCCTCGTGAGATAAAGTGCGCCATGCAGAGCCTGGGCATTGACAAGAAGAATCCTATGGTATTTCAGATAATATCTGACCTTGAGAAGAGCGGTTCCACTCAAATTAGTTTTAGTGATTTTCTGGACTCCATTACCTTGAAGCTTGGTAACCGTGACAGCAAGGAGGGCATTAGGCGTATATTTAACTTATTTGATCATGACAACAGTGGCACCATATCATTTAAGAATTTGAAGAAGGTGGCAAACGAGTTGGGTGAATTCATATCGGATGAGGAATTGCGTGACATGATCAACAGATCGGATTCCAATGGTGATGGCCTTTTGTCCTTCGACGACTTCTACAATGTAATGGCGAAACGTCCATTACCATAG